The Verrucomicrobiia bacterium genome window below encodes:
- a CDS encoding molybdopterin cofactor-binding domain-containing protein, whose product MNSTDFLARNFKDIHDLAEMFPQTRRDFIKRLGGGIVIFVVLADLAVAQEEGGGGRGRRPGYPADFNAFLRIAEDGRVTAYTGKIEMGQGPITSLPQMLAEELDAPLDTVDIVMGDTELCPWDMGTFGSMTTRFFGPALRAAGAEARAVLLDLAAGKLGVPRTQLIAKDGAIFDPQDKSRRVTYGELAKGQKIARQVTVKPGLKDFSQFTVMGKPQLRRDARDKVTGRAHYTGDIRVPDMLYAKVLKPVAHGATLKSVATTAAEGVPGVKVIHEGDFVAVLHPLPDVAEQAMLKVQAEFDPPASNVDDKNIFDHLLSVAPPAQVVAQGGDLDAGRQRAAKQFAATYLNSYVAHAAMETHTALAHLEGDRITVWASTQNPFGAHGEIARAIGFPSDKVRVITPYVGGGFGGKTFNLQAVQAARLAKLTGRPVQVMWDREEEFFHDTFRPAAIVKIASGIDRAGRMAFWDYAEYYAGERGAQQFYTVPDHRTAAHGGGWRGPEGSHPFGTGAWRAPGNNTNTFARESHIDMMAAGAGLDPVEFRLQNLRDERMIRVLKAAADRFGWQPAKAPSQRGFGVACGIDAGTYVAAIAEVAVDPKTGKVRVKRVVCAQDMGIVVNPEGARIQMEGCITMGLGYCLTEEIRFKGGKVLDTNFDTYELPRFSWVPQIETVLVEHNELSPQGGGEPAIILMGALVANGIFDATGARLLQLPMTPGRILNAMRKG is encoded by the coding sequence ATGAACTCCACCGATTTCCTGGCCCGGAATTTCAAGGACATCCACGATCTCGCCGAGATGTTTCCGCAGACGCGGCGGGATTTCATCAAACGCCTCGGCGGCGGCATCGTTATTTTCGTGGTGCTGGCGGACCTCGCGGTGGCGCAGGAGGAGGGCGGGGGTGGGCGGGGTCGTCGCCCCGGCTATCCTGCCGACTTCAACGCGTTTCTGCGGATCGCCGAAGACGGGCGCGTGACGGCCTACACTGGCAAGATCGAAATGGGCCAGGGCCCAATCACTTCGCTGCCCCAGATGCTGGCCGAGGAACTGGACGCTCCGTTGGACACGGTGGACATCGTCATGGGCGACACCGAACTCTGCCCGTGGGACATGGGCACGTTTGGTTCCATGACGACCCGGTTCTTTGGGCCGGCATTGCGTGCGGCGGGCGCCGAAGCGCGTGCGGTGTTGCTCGACCTCGCGGCTGGGAAACTCGGCGTGCCCCGGACGCAGTTGATTGCCAAGGACGGCGCGATTTTTGATCCGCAGGATAAAAGCCGTCGTGTGACGTATGGCGAACTGGCCAAGGGTCAAAAGATCGCGCGGCAGGTGACCGTGAAGCCCGGTCTGAAGGACTTTTCCCAATTCACGGTCATGGGCAAACCGCAACTGCGCCGGGATGCCCGCGACAAGGTCACCGGCCGCGCGCATTACACCGGCGACATTCGCGTGCCGGACATGCTTTACGCCAAAGTGCTGAAGCCCGTTGCCCATGGCGCCACGTTGAAGAGCGTGGCCACGACGGCGGCGGAAGGTGTTCCCGGAGTCAAAGTCATCCACGAAGGTGATTTTGTCGCGGTGCTGCACCCGCTGCCCGACGTGGCCGAACAGGCGATGCTGAAGGTGCAGGCGGAATTCGACCCGCCTGCGTCCAACGTGGATGACAAAAACATATTCGATCATCTGTTGAGCGTCGCGCCGCCGGCGCAGGTCGTGGCCCAAGGCGGCGATCTGGACGCGGGCCGCCAGCGCGCGGCGAAGCAATTTGCCGCCACGTATTTGAACAGCTACGTCGCGCACGCCGCCATGGAAACCCACACGGCGCTCGCCCACCTCGAAGGCGACCGAATCACCGTCTGGGCTTCGACCCAGAATCCGTTTGGCGCCCATGGCGAAATTGCGCGGGCCATTGGTTTTCCGAGTGACAAGGTCCGCGTCATCACGCCGTATGTTGGCGGCGGTTTTGGCGGCAAGACCTTCAACCTGCAGGCCGTCCAGGCGGCGCGGCTGGCGAAGCTCACGGGCCGTCCCGTGCAGGTCATGTGGGACCGCGAGGAGGAGTTTTTCCACGACACCTTCCGCCCGGCGGCGATCGTGAAGATTGCGTCGGGCATTGATCGAGCCGGCCGGATGGCCTTCTGGGATTACGCCGAGTATTACGCCGGCGAACGCGGGGCGCAGCAGTTCTACACGGTGCCTGACCACCGCACCGCCGCGCACGGCGGGGGCTGGCGCGGGCCGGAAGGTTCGCATCCGTTTGGCACGGGCGCCTGGCGCGCGCCCGGCAACAACACCAACACTTTCGCCCGTGAAAGTCACATCGACATGATGGCCGCCGGCGCCGGGCTCGATCCGGTTGAATTCCGGCTGCAAAATCTGCGCGACGAACGGATGATCCGGGTGCTGAAGGCGGCTGCCGACCGTTTCGGCTGGCAGCCGGCCAAGGCGCCCAGCCAGCGTGGCTTCGGGGTGGCGTGCGGCATTGACGCCGGCACCTATGTGGCTGCCATCGCTGAAGTCGCCGTGGATCCGAAGACCGGCAAGGTCCGGGTGAAGCGCGTGGTGTGCGCGCAGGACATGGGCATTGTGGTCAACCCCGAAGGCGCCCGCATTCAGATGGAGGGCTGCATCACGATGGGCCTGGGTTACTGCCTCACCGAGGAGATCCGGTTCAAGGGCGGCAAGGTCTTGGACACAAATTTCGACACCTACGAACTCCCGCGTTTCTCCTGGGTGCCGCAGATCGAAACCGTGCTGGTGGAGCACAACGAGCTTTCACCCCAGGGCGGCGGCGAGCCCGCCATCATTTTGATGGGCGCGCTGGTGGCCAACGGGATTTTCGACGCCACCGGCGCCCGGCTGTTGCAACTGCCGATGACGCCCGGGCGGATCCTGAACGCCATGCGGAAGGGGTGA
- a CDS encoding (2Fe-2S)-binding protein yields MSDTVSFKLNHRPVQLQTDRNRLLLWVLRTDLGLTGPKYGCGEGHCGCCTVLLDKVAVRSCLIPVGSVQGREVVTIEGLEQDGELHPVQQAFIAHDALQCGFCIPGQVLHAVSLLNRNPSPTRKEIVRGMDNSLCRCGAHTRIIDAIQAAAAEMKGGK; encoded by the coding sequence GTGAGTGACACCGTCTCTTTCAAGCTGAACCACCGTCCGGTCCAATTACAGACCGACCGCAATCGTCTGCTGTTATGGGTGCTCCGGACGGATTTGGGGCTGACCGGTCCAAAGTATGGTTGCGGCGAAGGCCACTGCGGCTGTTGCACGGTATTGCTCGACAAGGTGGCCGTGCGTTCCTGCCTGATCCCCGTCGGCTCGGTCCAGGGACGTGAGGTCGTCACCATCGAAGGGCTTGAACAGGACGGCGAACTGCATCCGGTGCAGCAGGCCTTCATCGCCCACGACGCGCTGCAATGCGGCTTCTGCATTCCGGGCCAGGTGCTCCACGCGGTCAGCCTCCTGAACCGCAACCCGTCGCCCACGCGCAAGGAAATCGTCCGCGGCATGGACAACAGCTTGTGTCGTTGCGGAGCCCACACGCGCATCATCGACGCCATTCAAGCGGCGGCGGCGGAAATGAAAGGAGGCAAGTGA
- a CDS encoding sugar phosphate isomerase/epimerase family protein has product MKLNRRHFLNTAGLLGGAALTAGSVPLPVLAAAPARKPQIKLGVATYSYWHFSPQKVPIETVMDKAAALGVSAVDILHRQMDLEEKAPLDDAGRAYLRKLKQHAFHHGLGICCLSTHQTFLKPEADVRAANVAHTEKCIEIAYELGCPCLRINTGTWGTSKDFDDLMAHHGVEPVLPGYTEEDGFKWAIDGITRCLAKAEACGVTLALENHWGLARTPEGLLRILNRINSPWLGALMDTGNFLFPPYKDAAYDKLAQIAPKAVYVQVKTYPGGGEWYTLNIDYRRVAKILADAGYTGFVSLEMEGKQDPDVAVPKSIAMLRKAFA; this is encoded by the coding sequence ATGAAACTGAATCGTCGCCATTTCTTGAACACCGCCGGCCTGCTGGGCGGCGCCGCCCTGACGGCGGGCAGCGTTCCTCTGCCGGTCCTGGCCGCCGCGCCGGCGCGCAAACCGCAAATCAAGCTCGGCGTCGCGACCTATTCCTACTGGCACTTCAGCCCGCAGAAAGTGCCCATCGAAACCGTGATGGACAAGGCGGCGGCCTTGGGCGTCAGCGCCGTGGACATTTTGCACCGTCAGATGGACCTGGAGGAAAAGGCGCCGCTGGACGACGCCGGGCGCGCGTATTTGCGCAAGTTGAAACAGCACGCCTTTCATCATGGGCTGGGCATTTGCTGCCTGTCCACGCACCAGACGTTTCTCAAGCCCGAGGCGGACGTGCGCGCGGCCAACGTCGCGCACACCGAGAAGTGCATCGAAATCGCCTACGAACTCGGCTGCCCGTGCCTGCGCATCAACACCGGCACGTGGGGCACCTCCAAGGATTTTGACGACCTGATGGCGCACCACGGCGTCGAACCCGTGCTGCCGGGCTACACGGAAGAGGACGGTTTCAAGTGGGCGATTGACGGGATTACACGCTGTCTGGCCAAGGCGGAAGCCTGCGGCGTGACTTTGGCGCTGGAAAATCACTGGGGGCTGGCGCGGACGCCCGAGGGGCTGTTGCGCATTTTGAACCGCATCAATTCACCGTGGCTGGGCGCGTTGATGGACACCGGCAATTTTTTGTTCCCGCCCTACAAGGACGCGGCCTACGACAAGCTTGCGCAAATCGCTCCGAAGGCGGTTTACGTTCAGGTGAAGACGTATCCCGGCGGCGGCGAATGGTATACGCTGAACATCGATTACCGGCGTGTTGCCAAAATTCTGGCGGACGCCGGCTACACCGGTTTCGTCTCGCTCGAAATGGAAGGCAAACAAGATCCGGACGTTGCCGTGCCCAAGAGCATCGCCATGCTGCGGAAGGCGTTTGCCTGA
- a CDS encoding PTS sugar transporter subunit IIA gives MPNSSTLGELLSPATIKLALTSRDREGVLRELVNLIPNIEEQPAMRDTLLRALHEREQLHSTGVGDGVALPHARNALVGLVDRPVIIFGRHPKGIAYGAIDGKPAQLFFLLVAPTVTEHLAILARISRLLNNPKLRQALLAADKPDKALTLIKNAEASLYST, from the coding sequence ATGCCGAATTCCAGCACCTTGGGCGAATTGCTTTCGCCTGCCACCATCAAGCTCGCGCTGACCAGCCGCGACCGGGAAGGCGTTCTGCGCGAGCTGGTGAACCTCATTCCGAACATCGAGGAACAGCCCGCCATGCGGGACACGCTGCTGCGCGCCCTGCATGAACGCGAGCAATTGCACAGCACCGGCGTGGGCGACGGCGTGGCGCTGCCGCATGCGCGCAATGCGCTGGTCGGCTTGGTGGACCGGCCGGTCATTATTTTCGGCCGGCACCCGAAGGGCATTGCCTACGGGGCGATTGACGGCAAGCCGGCGCAGTTGTTCTTCCTGCTCGTGGCGCCAACGGTCACGGAGCATCTGGCCATTCTGGCGCGCATCAGCCGCCTGTTGAACAATCCCAAATTGCGGCAGGCCCTGCTCGCGGCGGACAAGCCGGACAAGGCCCTGACGCTGATCAAGAACGCCGAGGCGAGCCTGTATTCGACCTGA
- the hypE gene encoding hydrogenase expression/formation protein HypE → MAHGGGGKLMHQLLDRVFGPAFGNPLLDTRHDSAQFSVPPGRLAMTTDSYVVRPIFFPGGDVGSLAVHGTVNDLAMSGARPLYLSCGFILEEGLALETLGRVVCSMRDAARRCGVQIVTGDTKVVDKGKGDGLFINTTGLGVIETADVIGPTAVQPGDAVVVSGDLGRHGMAIMAVREGLQFESAIESDAAPVHEPVLALLRAGIKVHCLRDLTRGGLASALNEIATSARVKIAVEQTAIPVREDVHAACELLGLDPLHVANEGRFVLFVPAEAALRALAVLRTHPVSAGATLIGRVMEAAAPLVTLRSAIGASRILDMPSGEQLPRIC, encoded by the coding sequence ATGGCGCACGGCGGCGGCGGCAAGTTGATGCATCAACTGCTCGACCGCGTCTTCGGCCCGGCGTTTGGCAATCCCCTCCTCGATACGCGCCATGATTCGGCGCAGTTCAGCGTGCCGCCGGGCCGGCTGGCCATGACCACCGACTCCTACGTGGTGCGTCCCATTTTCTTTCCGGGCGGCGACGTCGGCTCGCTGGCGGTGCATGGCACGGTGAACGACCTCGCCATGAGCGGTGCGCGGCCGTTGTATTTGAGCTGCGGATTCATCCTGGAAGAGGGGCTGGCGCTGGAAACGCTCGGGCGCGTGGTGTGTTCCATGCGGGATGCGGCCCGGCGCTGCGGCGTGCAAATCGTCACCGGCGACACCAAGGTTGTGGACAAAGGCAAGGGCGACGGACTGTTCATCAACACCACCGGCCTCGGCGTAATCGAAACCGCCGATGTCATTGGCCCGACGGCGGTGCAACCCGGCGATGCCGTGGTGGTAAGCGGGGATTTGGGGCGGCACGGCATGGCCATCATGGCAGTGCGTGAGGGGCTCCAATTTGAGAGCGCCATCGAAAGCGATGCCGCGCCGGTGCATGAGCCGGTGCTGGCGCTGCTCCGGGCGGGAATCAAGGTTCATTGCCTGCGCGATCTGACGCGGGGCGGCCTCGCGAGCGCGCTCAACGAAATTGCCACGTCGGCGCGGGTGAAAATTGCCGTCGAGCAGACCGCCATCCCGGTGCGTGAGGACGTGCATGCGGCGTGTGAACTGCTCGGGCTCGATCCGTTGCACGTGGCCAATGAAGGGCGCTTCGTGCTGTTCGTTCCGGCTGAAGCTGCGCTGCGGGCGCTGGCCGTGCTCCGCACGCATCCCGTGAGCGCCGGCGCAACACTGATTGGCCGGGTGATGGAGGCTGCGGCGCCCCTCGTCACCCTGCGCAGCGCGATTGGAGCCAGCCGGATTCTCGACATGCCCAGCGGTGAGCAGCTGCCGCGCATTTGCTGA
- the hypD gene encoding hydrogenase formation protein HypD, whose product MKYLDEYRDGELAQQLAREIHRATTRPWTIMEVCGGQTHAIVKFGIDELLPSRITLIHGPGCPVCVTPLEVIDKALEIAARPEVIFTSFGDMLRVPGSVTDLLSVKAAGGDVRMVYSPLDAVKLAAAHPGREVVFFGVGFETTAPATAMAVFQAAQQGLKNFSLLVSHVLVPPAIEALMASPHCRVQAFLAAGHVCAVMGCTEYPPLAARFRVPIVVTGFEPLDILQGILMTVRQLESGRAEVENQYARAVRREGNQPAQQLIRRVFRVVPRKWRGVGEIPRSGLGLAEAYAAFDAERKFGVADRAVAEPADCLAGLVLQGLKKPHECPAFGGRCTPEHPLGATMVSGEGACAAYYRYRRTPALV is encoded by the coding sequence GTGAAGTATCTGGACGAATACCGGGATGGCGAGCTGGCGCAACAGCTGGCGCGGGAGATTCACCGCGCCACCACGCGGCCGTGGACCATCATGGAAGTTTGCGGCGGGCAGACGCATGCGATTGTGAAGTTCGGCATCGATGAACTGCTGCCGTCGCGCATCACGCTCATCCACGGGCCGGGCTGTCCGGTGTGCGTCACACCGCTGGAAGTCATCGACAAGGCGCTCGAAATCGCGGCGCGGCCGGAAGTGATTTTCACCTCGTTTGGGGACATGCTTCGCGTGCCCGGCAGCGTGACGGATTTGTTGTCCGTGAAGGCGGCCGGCGGCGATGTGCGGATGGTCTATTCGCCGCTGGACGCCGTGAAGCTCGCGGCGGCCCATCCCGGCCGGGAAGTTGTCTTCTTTGGCGTTGGGTTTGAAACCACCGCTCCCGCGACGGCGATGGCGGTTTTTCAAGCCGCGCAGCAGGGTTTGAAGAATTTTTCCCTGCTGGTTTCGCACGTGCTGGTGCCGCCGGCGATCGAGGCGTTGATGGCGTCGCCGCATTGCCGGGTGCAGGCGTTCCTTGCAGCGGGACACGTTTGCGCCGTGATGGGCTGCACGGAATATCCGCCGCTCGCCGCGCGGTTCCGGGTGCCCATCGTGGTGACAGGCTTTGAGCCGCTGGACATTTTGCAGGGCATCCTGATGACGGTGCGCCAACTGGAGTCCGGCCGGGCTGAGGTGGAGAATCAATATGCGCGCGCCGTGCGTCGCGAGGGCAACCAGCCGGCGCAGCAGCTGATCCGCCGGGTGTTCCGGGTGGTGCCGCGCAAATGGCGGGGCGTGGGCGAAATCCCGCGCAGCGGTCTGGGGCTGGCAGAGGCCTATGCGGCGTTTGACGCGGAGCGGAAGTTCGGCGTGGCGGACCGCGCGGTGGCGGAACCGGCGGACTGTCTGGCCGGGCTGGTGTTGCAGGGCTTGAAGAAACCGCACGAGTGTCCGGCCTTTGGCGGCCGATGCACGCCCGAACATCCGTTGGGCGCGACGATGGTTTCGGGCGAAGGCGCCTGCGCGGCGTATTACCGGTATCGGCGAACGCCGGCTTTGGTTTGA